The Lysobacter enzymogenes genome window below encodes:
- a CDS encoding alpha/beta hydrolase family protein, with protein MDTDYLAAARKLLLAASMVAGAAQSAYAGARCGDEAAIGAYRLDDGSALDIGPGAAGQLRWRRDDGRSGLLTRGSDGIWTSTLGWTTRPDGHRVRFADCGDGGLHFDRLRGQRIALIQTDTRFQGSGAELAGRLTMPPGNGPVPVVILVHGAERDSALRNYSLQRQFAAAGIGVFAYDKRGTGASGGRYTQDYLTLAADAVHALREAKRLAGARAGRIGYQGGSQGGWVAPLAARIAPVDFVVVSFGLAVSPLDEDREAIAFDLERAGFATDPASAPMRGAMAIADATARLIDSGFSEGYERLAKVKTHYGKEAWYPAVRGNFSWYLLGNDEATIRRDAPQLVPGIPAQYDPMPLLQHLDTPQLWLLGGQDRDAPPRETLRRLAGLQRAGRPIDTVVFADADHGMYEFETDAAGERVSTRQPDGYFRAMADFIRGERLQARYGQAALCARSPC; from the coding sequence ATGGATACCGATTATCTGGCGGCGGCGCGCAAGCTGCTGCTTGCGGCATCGATGGTCGCAGGCGCGGCGCAATCCGCCTACGCCGGCGCACGCTGCGGCGACGAGGCCGCGATCGGCGCTTACCGTCTCGACGACGGCAGCGCATTGGACATCGGCCCGGGCGCCGCGGGGCAACTGCGCTGGCGCCGCGACGACGGCCGCAGCGGTTTGCTGACGCGAGGCAGCGACGGCATCTGGACCAGCACGCTGGGCTGGACCACGCGTCCCGACGGACACCGCGTGCGCTTCGCCGATTGCGGCGACGGCGGCCTGCACTTCGACCGCCTGCGCGGACAACGCATCGCGCTGATCCAGACCGACACCCGCTTCCAGGGCAGCGGCGCCGAACTCGCCGGCCGGCTGACGATGCCGCCGGGCAACGGCCCGGTGCCGGTGGTGATCCTGGTGCACGGCGCCGAACGCGATTCGGCTTTGCGCAACTACTCGCTGCAACGCCAGTTCGCCGCCGCCGGCATCGGCGTGTTCGCCTACGACAAGCGAGGCACCGGCGCATCCGGCGGGCGCTACACCCAGGACTACCTGACCTTGGCGGCCGATGCCGTGCACGCTTTGCGCGAAGCCAAGCGCCTGGCCGGCGCGCGCGCAGGGCGCATCGGCTACCAGGGCGGCAGCCAGGGCGGCTGGGTCGCGCCGCTGGCCGCGCGCATCGCGCCGGTCGATTTCGTCGTGGTCAGCTTCGGCCTGGCGGTGTCGCCGCTGGACGAAGACCGCGAGGCGATCGCCTTCGATCTGGAACGCGCCGGTTTCGCCACCGACCCCGCGTCCGCGCCGATGCGCGGCGCGATGGCCATCGCCGACGCCACCGCGCGCCTGATCGACAGCGGCTTCAGCGAAGGCTACGAGCGATTGGCGAAGGTCAAGACGCACTACGGCAAGGAAGCCTGGTATCCGGCGGTGCGCGGCAACTTCAGCTGGTACCTGCTCGGCAACGACGAGGCGACCATCCGCCGCGACGCGCCGCAACTGGTGCCGGGCATTCCCGCCCAGTACGATCCGATGCCGTTGCTGCAACACCTGGACACGCCGCAGCTGTGGCTGCTCGGCGGCCAGGATCGCGACGCGCCGCCGCGCGAAACCCTGCGCCGCCTCGCCGGCCTGCAGCGCGCCGGCCGGCCGATCGATACCGTCGTGTTCGCCGATGCCGACCACGGCATGTACGAGTTCGAAACCGACGCCGCCGGCGAGCGCGTCTCGACCCGGCAACCGGACGGCTACTTCCGCGCGATGGCCGATTTCATCCGCGGCGAGCGCTTGCAGGCGCGCTACGGGCAAGCGGCGTTGTGCGCGCGCTCGCCGTGTTGA
- a CDS encoding TetR/AcrR family transcriptional regulator: MTSPAPPRLTDRKRAAILEAAVAEFRQAGYDATSMDRIAASAGVSKRTVYNHFPSKEALFAQILQQLWERSRESPELAYRADRPLRPQLLELVRQKLQLLHDEAFIDLVRAAVVAVIPTPERAQEMFKRVGDKEEGLTVWIRAAAADGRLNTDDPVFASGLLQGLVKGQAFWPQIALGHAVLTPEQRDRLAQTATDMFLAHFASE, encoded by the coding sequence ATGACCAGCCCCGCCCCGCCCCGCCTGACCGACCGCAAGCGCGCCGCGATCCTGGAAGCGGCCGTCGCCGAGTTCCGCCAGGCCGGCTACGACGCCACCAGCATGGACCGCATCGCGGCCAGCGCCGGCGTCTCCAAGCGCACCGTCTACAACCACTTCCCGAGCAAGGAAGCGCTGTTCGCGCAGATCCTGCAGCAGCTGTGGGAACGCAGCCGCGAGTCGCCGGAACTGGCCTACCGCGCCGACCGGCCGCTGCGCCCGCAGTTGCTGGAACTGGTGCGGCAGAAGCTGCAACTGCTGCACGACGAGGCCTTCATCGACCTGGTCCGCGCGGCGGTGGTCGCGGTGATCCCGACGCCGGAGCGCGCGCAGGAGATGTTCAAGCGCGTCGGCGACAAGGAAGAAGGCCTGACCGTGTGGATCCGCGCGGCCGCAGCCGACGGCCGTTTGAACACCGACGACCCGGTGTTCGCTTCGGGATTGCTGCAAGGCTTGGTCAAGGGCCAGGCGTTCTGGCCGCAGATCGCGCTCGGCCATGCGGTGTTGACGCCGGAGCAGCGCGATCGCCTGGCGCAGACGGCCACGGATATGTTCTTGGCGCACTTCGCGTCGGAGTAA
- a CDS encoding MBL fold metallo-hydrolase, whose amino-acid sequence MSACLLSFAKTRSPADGYAASPQREDGRFRNPVPRPAMGFWKTLRILRDALFNKPADAVPAAPPTVLALTPQQLAQAPDRSLFRLGHSTMLIKLRGGWWITDPVFAERASPVQWAGPKRFHAPPIALDELPPLRGVLLSHDHFDHLDYATVRRLADTAQVFLTPLGVGDRLIAWGIDPAKVRQFDWWDGATVDGVRFVATPAQHFSGRGLFDSDKTLWASWTVIDEPASGPPLRLFFSGDTGYFAGFAEIGRRFGPFDVTLMETGAYDANWPHVHMQPEQTVQAHIDLRGRWLLPIHNGTFDLAMHAWTEPFERVSALAAERGVALTTPRMGERVDLQAPQPTAPWWREAEHSEPLDSLTRASRL is encoded by the coding sequence GTGAGCGCCTGCCTGCTTTCCTTCGCCAAGACCCGTTCGCCCGCCGACGGCTACGCCGCCTCGCCGCAGCGCGAGGACGGCCGCTTCCGCAACCCGGTCCCGCGGCCGGCGATGGGCTTCTGGAAGACCCTGCGGATCCTCCGCGACGCCCTGTTCAACAAGCCGGCCGACGCCGTGCCGGCGGCGCCGCCGACGGTGCTGGCGCTGACTCCGCAGCAGTTGGCGCAGGCGCCGGACCGCAGCCTGTTCCGGCTCGGCCATTCGACGATGCTGATCAAGCTGCGCGGCGGCTGGTGGATCACCGACCCGGTGTTCGCCGAGCGCGCCTCGCCGGTGCAATGGGCCGGCCCCAAGCGTTTCCACGCGCCGCCGATCGCGCTGGACGAGCTGCCGCCGCTGCGCGGCGTGCTGCTGTCGCACGATCACTTCGATCACCTCGACTACGCCACCGTGCGCCGGCTCGCCGACACCGCGCAGGTGTTCCTGACCCCGCTCGGCGTCGGCGACCGCCTGATCGCCTGGGGCATCGACCCGGCCAAGGTGCGCCAGTTCGATTGGTGGGACGGCGCGACCGTCGACGGCGTGCGCTTCGTCGCCACGCCCGCGCAGCACTTCTCCGGGCGCGGGCTGTTCGACAGCGACAAGACCTTGTGGGCGTCGTGGACCGTCATCGACGAACCCGCGTCCGGCCCGCCGCTGCGCCTGTTCTTCAGCGGCGACACCGGCTACTTCGCCGGTTTCGCCGAAATCGGCCGCCGCTTCGGCCCGTTCGACGTGACCCTGATGGAAACCGGCGCCTACGACGCCAACTGGCCGCACGTGCACATGCAGCCCGAACAGACCGTGCAGGCGCACATCGACCTGCGCGGCCGCTGGCTGCTGCCGATCCACAACGGCACCTTCGACCTGGCCATGCACGCCTGGACCGAACCGTTCGAACGCGTCTCGGCGCTGGCCGCCGAACGCGGCGTGGCGCTGACCACGCCGCGCATGGGCGAACGCGTCGACCTGCAGGCGCCGCAGCCGACGGCGCCGTGGTGGCGCGAGGCCGAACATTCCGAACCCCTCGATTCCCTCACTCGTGCGAGCCGCCTATGA
- a CDS encoding lipocalin family protein, with protein sequence MRTPIRIWAALALIPALHGCAGNARPMPPVAAVDLPRFMGAWYVIAHVPSPPEREAFDAVESYRLDRDGRVLTTFTYRKGSHDAPLKTMKPTGFVRPGTGNAVWGMQFVWPIKAEYVIAYLDADYTQTIVARSKRDYAWIMARTPTLPEADYRRLSQRLVELGYRAEAIRRVPQASAAAGPDRATGTAEGERP encoded by the coding sequence ATGCGCACACCGATCCGCATCTGGGCCGCGCTGGCCCTGATCCCCGCCCTGCACGGCTGCGCCGGCAACGCCCGGCCGATGCCGCCGGTCGCCGCGGTCGACCTGCCGCGCTTCATGGGCGCCTGGTACGTGATCGCGCACGTGCCCTCGCCGCCCGAGCGCGAGGCGTTCGACGCGGTGGAGTCTTACCGGCTCGACCGCGACGGCCGGGTGCTGACCACCTTCACCTATCGCAAAGGCAGCCACGACGCGCCGCTGAAGACGATGAAGCCGACCGGCTTCGTCCGTCCCGGCACCGGCAACGCGGTCTGGGGCATGCAGTTCGTCTGGCCGATCAAGGCCGAGTACGTGATCGCCTATCTCGACGCCGATTACACCCAGACCATCGTCGCGCGCAGCAAGCGAGATTACGCCTGGATCATGGCGCGAACGCCGACGCTGCCGGAAGCCGACTATCGGCGACTGAGCCAGCGGTTGGTCGAGTTGGGTTATCGCGCCGAAGCGATCCGGCGCGTGCCGCAGGCGTCAGCCGCGGCAGGGCCCGACCGCGCCACGGGCACCGCCGAGGGCGAGCGCCCGTAG
- a CDS encoding SAM-dependent methyltransferase: protein MNASASTHALRPSAFSPDSAPAAGLLGLAERGWLPDAAIRHGIRRLCAQRLREERADGLSGQYDLYRSRIELLRKSPIAIHTDAANGQHYELPPEFFAQCLGPRMKYSCCYYPTGEETLAEAELAMLELYGQRARLEDGQHILELGCGWGSLTLWMAQRYRAAQIVAVSNSAPQREHIERRCRELGLDNVAVLTCDVNTLSLPASGFDRCVSIEMFEHMRNYEQLLRRIAGWLRPDGKLFAHLFCHRDLMYPFDTAADDDWMGRHFFTGGLMPAADTLLWFQDDLRIDKRWLLDGTHYQRTANHWLANQDAQRERADRALAAAYGDAHRLWRQRWRMFWMACAELFGYDGGQQWGVVHYLFSKR, encoded by the coding sequence ATGAACGCTTCCGCTTCCACCCATGCCTTGCGGCCTTCGGCGTTTTCGCCGGACAGTGCGCCCGCCGCGGGCCTGCTCGGCCTGGCCGAACGCGGCTGGCTGCCGGACGCGGCGATCCGCCACGGCATCCGCCGCCTGTGCGCGCAACGCCTGCGCGAGGAGCGCGCCGACGGCCTGAGCGGCCAATACGATCTTTACCGCTCGCGCATCGAACTGCTGCGCAAGAGCCCGATCGCGATCCACACCGACGCGGCCAACGGCCAGCATTACGAGCTGCCGCCGGAGTTCTTCGCCCAATGCCTGGGGCCGCGGATGAAGTACTCCTGTTGCTACTACCCCACCGGCGAGGAGACCCTGGCCGAGGCCGAACTGGCGATGCTCGAACTCTACGGCCAGCGCGCGCGGCTTGAAGACGGCCAGCACATCCTCGAACTGGGCTGCGGCTGGGGCTCGCTGACCTTGTGGATGGCGCAACGCTACCGCGCCGCGCAGATCGTCGCGGTGTCCAATTCGGCGCCGCAGCGCGAGCACATCGAACGCCGTTGCCGCGAGCTCGGGCTGGACAACGTCGCGGTACTGACCTGCGACGTCAATACGCTGTCGCTGCCGGCGAGCGGTTTCGACCGTTGCGTGTCGATCGAGATGTTCGAGCACATGCGCAACTACGAGCAGTTGCTGCGCCGCATCGCCGGCTGGCTGCGGCCGGACGGCAAGCTGTTCGCGCACCTGTTCTGCCACCGCGACCTGATGTATCCGTTCGACACCGCGGCCGACGACGACTGGATGGGCCGGCACTTCTTCACCGGCGGCCTGATGCCGGCCGCCGACACCCTGCTGTGGTTCCAGGACGACCTGCGCATCGACAAGCGCTGGCTGCTCGACGGCACCCATTACCAGCGCACCGCCAACCATTGGCTGGCCAATCAGGATGCGCAGCGCGAGCGCGCCGACCGCGCGCTGGCGGCGGCCTACGGCGACGCCCATCGGCTGTGGCGGCAGCGCTGGCGGATGTTCTGGATGGCCTGCGCCGAACTGTTCGGCTACGACGGCGGCCAGCAGTGGGGCGTCGTCCACTATCTGTTCTCCAAGCGCTGA